The Bartonella sp. HY328 genome contains the following window.
CGATACGCGATTTTAGGGCCAATTAGATTTCCGGCTACCATACCTGCACCGAAAAGAGGCAAAACAAATGGTATCCACGATCTGTCTATGTGAGACACATCGGTCAAAATAGGTTTTATATAAGTAAAAACAGCAAATAAGCCACCTGATCCTATCGCAATAATTGCTAAAAATAGCCATAATTGCCCACTTTTTAAAGCAGATAACTCACGCAGGGGACTTGCTCCTACAGCGGCATTTAAATGGGGTACAAAACGCCAAATCAAAAAAGCTGCGAAAAAAGCTAAAAAACCAACCAAAAAAAACGCAATACGCCATCCAAACAATTGCCCAACTAAAGTTGCACCGGGCGCACCGATTACTGTTGCAACAGTCAAACCAAGCATAACACTTCCTACTGCCTGCGCCCGTTTTCTAGCTTCTACCATCGATGCAGCAGCAATGGCTGCAACCCCAAAATAAATACCATGGGGTAGTCCACTTAAAAAACGCAAAACGCTAAATTGATCATAGGTTGACACACAGCCGGATAATATATTGGCTATTGCATAAAAAATCATAAAGGCCATTAACAGCATTTTTCGCGGCAACTTAGCAGTTAAGACAGCTAATAAGGGTGCTCCTATAACAACGCCTGACGCATAAAAAGAAACAAAATGACCAGCTGTTGAAGTGTCAACCTTGGTTGCAACAGCCACTTCAGGCAGTAAGCCCATGATAACAAATTCTGCTGTTCCAATAGAAAAACCGCCCATAGCAAAAGCTAGCTGACTCATTTTACGAGTTTTGTCATCAAAAGATTGCCCTGCTGGGAGATGATGAATTTTAAAAGCCATTTTGGCGTCTTTTCCTTGAAATATGAAACTTAATTTTCGTTATGCCCAAAGTAATTCTTTAAAAACTTCAACACTTAATCCATTAATAAGAAAACACCGCGTTAAGCGATTAGTTCCATATAACCTAATGATAATATGTTACAAAAATTTATTTTTTTAACCTATCAATGTATTATTAGTAAAAACACTAGACAAATAATTTAAAAATTTATGAATAATGCAAAAACCAGCTACATTTCTAAGAGGCAATATAGCAAATTATAGTTAAAATTTATTCCCGATCAATGACATGCAAAAAAGAGCCACTCACATTTTGGTGACACATTCCCACCCTACCCTGATCCTCATCCAAGGCATCCTTAACAGCAAAGAGTGGTGAAATAACCTTGGCATTAATGGTCGTTGCATAGTGAAATTCATGCCCCCTTAGAGCCTGTCGCCAAGGAGCGCCG
Protein-coding sequences here:
- a CDS encoding MFS transporter; its protein translation is MAFKIHHLPAGQSFDDKTRKMSQLAFAMGGFSIGTAEFVIMGLLPEVAVATKVDTSTAGHFVSFYASGVVIGAPLLAVLTAKLPRKMLLMAFMIFYAIANILSGCVSTYDQFSVLRFLSGLPHGIYFGVAAIAAASMVEARKRAQAVGSVMLGLTVATVIGAPGATLVGQLFGWRIAFFLVGFLAFFAAFLIWRFVPHLNAAVGASPLRELSALKSGQLWLFLAIIAIGSGGLFAVFTYIKPILTDVSHIDRSWIPFVLPLFGAGMVAGNLIGPKIAYRMGLMPSIFVTTLWGIFVFIIFGFMVENAILAVIAIFLIGTSFVSQPSVQTKIIEVSSNAPTLATALMQSAFNVANALGAFLGGLVIIYGFGLEVTAWLGAFLVILGFLIFLWAWKIEKKSENDAVSLDSDQP